Within the Saccharopolyspora gloriosae genome, the region ATGAGCGTGCGGTCGCCGAGGGGAGTCGACACCGTCGTCGTCGCGGTGAGGCGGGCGTCGGTGTTCAGCGGTACCACGGCCCGAGCGGGCGGCGTTCGGGCCGACTGCGACGGGATGGGGTTCGCGGGCACGGACGGCTCGGCGAGGTCTTCCTCCGATGCCGGCGGCGCGGGCATCATTCGCACCGACACCGAGCCCGCGGGAGCGGGCAACGCCGAACCCACCTGCACCGCGCGGCCCGCTTCGGTGAGTTGGCCGCGCAGCGCGGCGTCGAGGTCCTCGGTGAGCCTGCCGTGCAGGTATCCCAGCAGGAACCAGCCGATGGCGACGGTGGCGACCGCGACGATTCCGGTGGCCGCGAGCGTGGTGCGGGCGCGGATCGACGCGCGGCGCCGCAGCGGCCGGTCACGCATCGCTGCCGCCGTCGGCGACGAGCTGGTAGCCGTGGCCGCGCACGGTGCGGATGCTGTGCCGCCCGAACGGGCTGTCGATCTTCCGGCGCAACGCGCTGATGTGCACCTCGATCAGGTTGACGTCGGGATCGGCGGCGAAGTCCCAGCCGCTCTCCAGCAACCGCCGCTTCGACACGACCTGGCCTTGGCCGCGGGCGAGCAGTTCGAGCACCGCGAACTCCTTGCTGGTCAACGAGATCTCCCGCTCGCCACGGGAACAGCTCCGCCGCGCCGGGTCCAGCACCAGGTCCCCGGCGCGCAGCAGCGGCGGGCGGGCCGTGGCGCGGCGCCGGATCACGTTGCGCAGCCGGGCGAGCAGCACCACGTACGAGAACGGTTTCGTCACGTAGTCGTCGGCACCCGCGTCCAGCGCTTCCGCCTCGTCGTACTCGCCGTCCTTCGCGGTGAGCATGATGATCGGCGTCCAGTTCTCCGCCGCGCGAAGCCGGGCGCACACCCGATATCCGTTCAGGCCGGGAAGCATGATGTCGAGCAGGATGGCCGCGTACTCGTGGTCCGCGGCGTGCCGCAGCGCTTCGTTGCCGTCGCCGGTGACGTCCACCGCCCAGCCTTCGGCTTCCAGCCCGGTGCGCAGAGCCTCCGCGACGCGACGTTCATCTTCCACGACGAGCACCCGCATGTGGATCAGCATGCCACCTGATCCTGAAGTGATCTTCAGGATCGTTCAGCTCCACTACAGCGAACCTCGGCATCGTTGTCCTCGTCGCGGGAACACCGCGGCGCAGCCGACGCAGAGGAGTTCAGGAATGCAGAACAAGCGAATCGCCATCGCAGTGGCGGCCGGCGCCGTCGTGCTCGGCCTCGCCGGAACGGGGACGGCCATCGCGACCTCCGGCGAGTCCGCTCAGGAGCCCAAGCCCACCGCTGCGGCGCCGTCGGACTCGACCCCTGCGGGCGAGCGCATGGCCTGCGCGATCACGGGCGTGGACACGGCGCCCGTGCGGCAGGGGCCGCGAGAGACCGTTCCGGTTCCGGAGGGTGCGCAGACGGTTCCCGCGCGGCAGGGCGAGCGGGGAGAGGCCGTTCCGGCCCCGCAGGGCTCGACGCCTCCGGCGGAGGGCGTGGAGTGCGTGCCCCTGCCCGAGGGCGCGAGGATCGTCCCGGGCAAGCAGGTCGAGACGCGGCCCGCGGCCGAGGCTCCGGAAGGCGCGGAATCCGTTCCCGCCCAGCAGGCGCGGCCCTGACCGGCCGGTGGCGGGGAGGGAACCCTCCCCGCCACCGCGCGGTTCACTCGAAGCGGCTGGTGTCGCCCGCGCCGCGGCGCACGATTTCGGCTTCACCACCGGAGAAATCGATGACCGTCGTCGGTTCGGTACCGCAGTCACCGGAATCCAGCACCGCGTCCACCACGTGATCGAGCCGTTCTTTGATGTCCCAGCCCTGCGTCAGCGGTTCTTCCTCGTCGGGCAGCAGCAGCGTGCTCGACAGCAGCGGCTCACCCAGCTGCGCCAGCAGCGCCTGCGCGGTGACGTGCTCCGGAATGCGGATGCCCACCGTCTTCTTCTTCGGGTGCATCAACCGGCGCGGCACTTCCTTGGTGGCCGGGAGGATGAAGGTGTAGCTGCCCGGCGTGCTCGCCTTGATCGCGCGGAACACCGAGTTGTCGATGTGCACGAACTGGCCCAGCTGGGCGAAGTTCTCGCACACCAGGGTGAAGTGGTGCCGGTCGTCGAGCTTGCGGATGGTCTTGATCCGCTCCACGCCGTCCTTGTTGTCCAGCCCGGTCCCCAAGGCGAAGCAGGAGTCCGTCGGATACACGATCACCCCGTCGGATCGGATGATGTCGACCGCCTGGCCGAGCGTGCGGCGCTGCGGATTGTCCGGGTGCACGTCGTAGTACCTCGCCATCCACCGAGCCTAGGATCACCCGGCGCTTTCCGACAGCCCGCCCCCGGGACGGCGCAAGCGTCGCGTCCGACGGGCCGCGTCCGAACGGCCTGTTCGTGATGACCCGATAGCGCTGGATGTGCGAGATCCCAGTCCCATGGCGTCAGCGACGAACATCTCGACTGGTCTGATCGAGCGGCCACCAGAGCGGTGATCGTGGTAGGCGGATCTTGTTGGCCTTC harbors:
- a CDS encoding response regulator transcription factor produces the protein MRVLVVEDERRVAEALRTGLEAEGWAVDVTGDGNEALRHAADHEYAAILLDIMLPGLNGYRVCARLRAAENWTPIIMLTAKDGEYDEAEALDAGADDYVTKPFSYVVLLARLRNVIRRRATARPPLLRAGDLVLDPARRSCSRGEREISLTSKEFAVLELLARGQGQVVSKRRLLESGWDFAADPDVNLIEVHISALRRKIDSPFGRHSIRTVRGHGYQLVADGGSDA
- a CDS encoding L-threonylcarbamoyladenylate synthase, with amino-acid sequence MARYYDVHPDNPQRRTLGQAVDIIRSDGVIVYPTDSCFALGTGLDNKDGVERIKTIRKLDDRHHFTLVCENFAQLGQFVHIDNSVFRAIKASTPGSYTFILPATKEVPRRLMHPKKKTVGIRIPEHVTAQALLAQLGEPLLSSTLLLPDEEEPLTQGWDIKERLDHVVDAVLDSGDCGTEPTTVIDFSGGEAEIVRRGAGDTSRFE